A part of Aquibium oceanicum genomic DNA contains:
- a CDS encoding nucleotide sugar dehydrogenase, translating to MNHPAMETQHGLASKISSRTATVGIIGLGYVGLPLAAACARAGFQTVGFDIDETKIEAIGARRSYIDAVDSQELARLVDARSLRATIAFEELASCDIIVICVPTPLGVHREPDLQYVENTTRTIARFLKADQIVVLESTTYPGTTEEIVRPILEQSGLRSGQDFFLGFSPEREDPGNRKYTTTIIPKVTSGDGETASTLVGAFYEAVFDQVVAVSAPRVAEAVKITENIFRAVNIALVNELKVIYDAMGIDIWEVIDAASTKPFGYMPFYPGPGLGGHCIPIDPFYLTWKSQEYGLRTRFIELAGEINTSMPLYVVAKLERLLDRTQKRSLGSARILLVGIAYKKNVSDVRESASFEIMRLLEQRGAGVEFHDPLVETIPPMRRFPELAGRSSVGLTPAEIERFDAILIATDHDSVDYALLSVHARLIVDTRNALEKRGLATPSVFKA from the coding sequence ATGAATCATCCAGCTATGGAGACGCAGCACGGTCTCGCATCGAAGATATCGTCCCGCACAGCGACGGTCGGGATCATCGGACTCGGCTATGTCGGATTGCCGCTCGCGGCGGCATGCGCCCGCGCGGGGTTTCAAACGGTCGGTTTCGATATCGACGAGACCAAGATCGAGGCGATCGGTGCTCGTCGATCCTACATCGATGCGGTCGATTCGCAGGAACTGGCGCGGCTCGTCGACGCCAGGTCGCTCCGCGCGACGATCGCCTTCGAGGAACTCGCATCCTGCGACATCATTGTCATCTGCGTGCCGACGCCGCTCGGCGTGCACCGCGAGCCCGACCTGCAATATGTGGAGAACACGACACGCACGATCGCACGCTTCCTGAAGGCGGACCAGATCGTCGTGCTCGAATCGACGACCTATCCGGGAACGACCGAGGAAATCGTCCGGCCGATCCTGGAGCAGTCGGGTCTGCGCAGCGGGCAGGATTTCTTCCTGGGGTTCTCTCCGGAGCGCGAGGACCCCGGAAACAGGAAATACACGACCACAATCATTCCCAAGGTGACGTCGGGAGACGGCGAGACCGCCTCGACGCTCGTCGGCGCTTTCTACGAGGCCGTCTTCGACCAGGTGGTTGCCGTGTCGGCGCCGCGCGTGGCGGAAGCAGTGAAGATCACCGAGAACATCTTCCGCGCCGTCAACATCGCCTTGGTCAACGAGTTGAAGGTGATCTACGACGCGATGGGCATCGACATCTGGGAGGTGATCGACGCGGCCTCCACCAAGCCGTTCGGCTACATGCCGTTCTATCCCGGACCGGGACTGGGAGGACATTGCATCCCGATCGACCCGTTCTACCTGACGTGGAAATCGCAGGAATACGGGCTGCGCACCCGCTTCATCGAGCTTGCCGGCGAGATCAACACGTCGATGCCGCTCTACGTGGTCGCAAAGCTGGAACGGCTGCTCGACCGGACCCAGAAGAGATCGCTGGGTTCGGCGCGCATCCTGCTGGTCGGTATCGCCTACAAGAAGAACGTGTCCGACGTGCGCGAGAGCGCATCCTTCGAGATCATGCGCCTTTTGGAGCAAAGGGGCGCGGGCGTGGAATTCCATGATCCGCTGGTGGAGACCATCCCGCCGATGCGAAGGTTTCCCGAACTGGCAGGGCGAAGCTCCGTCGGGCTGACGCCGGCGGAAATCGAGCGGTTCGACGCGATCCTGATCGCGACCGATCACGACAGCGTCGACTACGCCCTTCTGTCGGTCCATGCGCGCCTGATCGTGGACACGAGGAACGCGCTCGAGAAGCGGGGGCTTGCGACACCTTCCGTTTTCAAGGCCTGA